One Oncorhynchus nerka isolate Pitt River linkage group LG5, Oner_Uvic_2.0, whole genome shotgun sequence genomic window carries:
- the LOC115129415 gene encoding ras-related protein Rab-6A-like isoform X2, with translation MSTTTGGGEFGNPLRKFKLVFLGEQSVGKTSLITRFMYDSFDNTYQATIGIDFLSKTMYLEDRTVRLQLWDTAGQERFRSLIPSYIRDSTIAVVVYDITNLNSFQQTSKWIDDVRTERGSDVIIMLVGNKTDLADKRQVSVETAERKARELNVMYIETSAKAGYNVKQLFRRVAAALPGMDSTPEKSKEDMIDIKLEKPPEMAVTESSCSC, from the exons ATGTCGACCACGACCGGCGGTGGAGAGTTTGGCAACCCTCTGCGGAAATTCAAGCTCGTATTCTTAGGCGAACAAAGTG TGGGAAAGACATCGCTTATCACCAGGTTTATGTATGACAGCTTTGACAACACCTATCAG GCAACAATTGGCATAGACTTTTTATCGAAAACGATGTATCTGGAAGATCGTACG GTCCGTCTCCAGCTCTGGGACACTGCTGGACAGGAGCGTTTCCGTAGTCTCATTCCCAGCTACATCCGCGACTCCACCATCGCTGTGGTGGTTTATGACATCACCA ACCTCAATTCATTCCAGCAAACCTCTAAGTGGATTGATGatgtcagaacagagagaggaagtgatgtcATTATCATGCTTGTGGGAAACAAAACAGACCTGGCTGATAAAag ACAAGTGTCTGTAGAGACTGCAGAAAGGAAAGCTCGTGAACTCAATGTGATGTACATAGAGACCAGTGCCAAGGCTGGCTATAACGTCAAACAG CTGTTTCGCCGTGTTGCCGCAGCCCTACCTGGGATGGATAGCACACCAGAGAAGAGCAAAGAGGACA TGATCGATATCAAACTGGAGAAGCCGCCGGAGATGGCTGTGACAGAGAGCAGCTGCTCCTGCTAG
- the LOC115129415 gene encoding ras-related protein Rab-6B-like isoform X4, which produces MSTTTGGGEFGNPLRKFKLVFLGEQSVGKTSLITRFMYDSFDNTYQATIGIDFLSKTMYLEDRTVRLQLWDTAGQERFRSLIPSYIRDSTIAVVVYDITNLNSFQQTSKWIDDVRTERGSDVIIMLVGNKTDLADKRQITTEEGEQRAKELNVMFIETSAKTGYNVKQLFRRVAAALPGMDSTPEKSKEDMIDIKLEKPPEMAVTESSCSC; this is translated from the exons ATGTCGACCACGACCGGCGGTGGAGAGTTTGGCAACCCTCTGCGGAAATTCAAGCTCGTATTCTTAGGCGAACAAAGTG TGGGAAAGACATCGCTTATCACCAGGTTTATGTATGACAGCTTTGACAACACCTATCAG GCAACAATTGGCATAGACTTTTTATCGAAAACGATGTATCTGGAAGATCGTACG GTCCGTCTCCAGCTCTGGGACACTGCTGGACAGGAGCGTTTCCGTAGTCTCATTCCCAGCTACATCCGCGACTCCACCATCGCTGTGGTGGTTTATGACATCACCA ACCTCAATTCATTCCAGCAAACCTCTAAGTGGATTGATGatgtcagaacagagagaggaagtgatgtcATTATCATGCTTGTGGGAAACAAAACAGACCTGGCTGATAAAag ACAGATCACCACGGAAGAGGGCGAGCAGAGAGCTAAGGAACTGAATGTCATGTTCATTGAAACCAGCGCAAAGACTGGCTACAATGTCAAACAG CTGTTTCGCCGTGTTGCCGCAGCCCTACCTGGGATGGATAGCACACCAGAGAAGAGCAAAGAGGACA TGATCGATATCAAACTGGAGAAGCCGCCGGAGATGGCTGTGACAGAGAGCAGCTGCTCCTGCTAG
- the LOC115129415 gene encoding ras-related protein Rab-6A-like isoform X3: protein MSTTTGGGEFGNPLRKFKLVFLGEQSVGKTSLITRFMYDSFDNTYQATIGIDFLSKTMYLEDRTIRLQLWDTAGQERFRSLIPSYIRDSAAAVVVYDIANLNSFQQTSKWIDDVRTERGSDVIIMLVGNKTDLADKRQITTEEGEQRAKELNVMFIETSAKTGYNVKQLFRRVAAALPGMDSTPEKSKEDMIDIKLEKPPEMAVTESSCSC, encoded by the exons ATGTCGACCACGACCGGCGGTGGAGAGTTTGGCAACCCTCTGCGGAAATTCAAGCTCGTATTCTTAGGCGAACAAAGTG TGGGAAAGACATCGCTTATCACCAGGTTTATGTATGACAGCTTTGACAACACCTATCAG GCAACAATTGGCATAGACTTTTTATCGAAAACGATGTATCTGGAAGATCGTACG ATTCGTCTCCAGCTGTGGGATACAGCGGGGCAGGAGCGGTTCCGCAGTCTCATCCCCAGCTACATCAGAGACTCAGCCGCTGCTGTGGTGGTTTATGACATAGCAA ACCTCAATTCATTCCAGCAAACCTCTAAGTGGATTGATGatgtcagaacagagagaggaagtgatgtcATTATCATGCTTGTGGGAAACAAAACAGACCTGGCTGATAAAag ACAGATCACCACGGAAGAGGGCGAGCAGAGAGCTAAGGAACTGAATGTCATGTTCATTGAAACCAGCGCAAAGACTGGCTACAATGTCAAACAG CTGTTTCGCCGTGTTGCCGCAGCCCTACCTGGGATGGATAGCACACCAGAGAAGAGCAAAGAGGACA TGATCGATATCAAACTGGAGAAGCCGCCGGAGATGGCTGTGACAGAGAGCAGCTGCTCCTGCTAG
- the LOC115129415 gene encoding ras-related protein Rab-6A-like isoform X1, translating into MSTTTGGGEFGNPLRKFKLVFLGEQSVGKTSLITRFMYDSFDNTYQATIGIDFLSKTMYLEDRTIRLQLWDTAGQERFRSLIPSYIRDSAAAVVVYDIANLNSFQQTSKWIDDVRTERGSDVIIMLVGNKTDLADKRQVSVETAERKARELNVMYIETSAKAGYNVKQLFRRVAAALPGMDSTPEKSKEDMIDIKLEKPPEMAVTESSCSC; encoded by the exons ATGTCGACCACGACCGGCGGTGGAGAGTTTGGCAACCCTCTGCGGAAATTCAAGCTCGTATTCTTAGGCGAACAAAGTG TGGGAAAGACATCGCTTATCACCAGGTTTATGTATGACAGCTTTGACAACACCTATCAG GCAACAATTGGCATAGACTTTTTATCGAAAACGATGTATCTGGAAGATCGTACG ATTCGTCTCCAGCTGTGGGATACAGCGGGGCAGGAGCGGTTCCGCAGTCTCATCCCCAGCTACATCAGAGACTCAGCCGCTGCTGTGGTGGTTTATGACATAGCAA ACCTCAATTCATTCCAGCAAACCTCTAAGTGGATTGATGatgtcagaacagagagaggaagtgatgtcATTATCATGCTTGTGGGAAACAAAACAGACCTGGCTGATAAAag ACAAGTGTCTGTAGAGACTGCAGAAAGGAAAGCTCGTGAACTCAATGTGATGTACATAGAGACCAGTGCCAAGGCTGGCTATAACGTCAAACAG CTGTTTCGCCGTGTTGCCGCAGCCCTACCTGGGATGGATAGCACACCAGAGAAGAGCAAAGAGGACA TGATCGATATCAAACTGGAGAAGCCGCCGGAGATGGCTGTGACAGAGAGCAGCTGCTCCTGCTAG